A genomic region of Notamacropus eugenii isolate mMacEug1 chromosome 3, mMacEug1.pri_v2, whole genome shotgun sequence contains the following coding sequences:
- the TAMALIN gene encoding protein TAMALIN isoform X2: MEKSQPESRAATTYGLHHREKQKVEMVTFVCRVHEASPAQLAGLTPGDTIASVNGLNVEGIRHREIVDIIKASGNVLRLETVYGTSIRKAELEARLQYLKQTLYEKWGEYRSLMVQEQRLVHGIVVKDPSIYDTLESVRSCLYGAGLLPGSLPFGPLLSSPGSARSSSGRPREGSDDSVYHTCFFGGAEPPALCPPTHTQAPPPPPAPRPLLSRSASVKCPGPGGGGGGGTLGQLWTEAREQGLCGPGLRKTKYQSFRRRLLKFIPGLNRSLEEEESQL; encoded by the exons ATGGAAAAATCTCAACCAGAGTCCAGAGCAGCAACG ACTTATGGCCTTCACCATCGAGAGAAGCAGAAAGTGGAGATGGTAACCTTTGTGTGCCGAGTTCATGAAGCCAGCCCAGCCCAGTTGGCAGGACTCACCCCAG GAGACACTATTGCCAGTGTGAACGGTCTCAACGTGGAAGGAATCAGGCACCGGGAAATAGTGGACATCATCAAAGCATCTGGCAATGTTCTCAG ACTGGAAACGGTGTATGGAACCTCCATTCGGAAGGCAGAGTTGGAGGCCCGGCTGCAGTATCTGAAG CAAACTTTATATGAGAAGTGGGGGGAGTATCGATCACTGATGGTGCAAGAGCAGCGACTAGTGCATG GTATCGTAGTGAAGGATCCCAGTATCTACGACACGCTGGAGTCTGTACGCTCCTGCCTCTACGGGGCCGGCCTCCTCCCGGGCTCCCTGCCCTTTGGACCTCTGCTCTCCTCCCCAGGCAGCGCCCGAAGCAGTTCAGGCCGGCCCCGAGAAGGCTCTGATGACTCAGTCTACCACACGTGCTTCTTTGGAGGGGCAGAGCCCCCAGCCCTGTGCCCTCCAACCCACACGCaggctccacccccacccccggcGCCCCGGCCTCTGTTGAGTCGCAGCGCCAGTGTCAAGTGCCCAGGACCCGGAGGAGGCGGGGGTGGTGGCACCTTGGGTCAGCTGTGGACTGAGGCCCGGGAGCAAGGCCTGTGCGGCCCCGGGCTGCGCAAAACTAAGTACCAGAGCTTCCGCCGGCGGCTGCTCAAATTCATCCCAGGACTGAACCGTtccttggaggaggaggagagtcaGCTGTAG